GGCGGGAGCTTGTGAAACAGCACAGACAGCAGTTCATTCAACACAAGCTCATGTTACTGAAGCTGTAAACCTGCTCATACAAACACTCTCACTTTCTCTGAAACGGGctctgctgctcctcctcctggcTGGAGCTCTGTGGGCCAGAACATTGATCAGTGTGAGACGGAGAccgggctgtgtgtgtgtgtgtgtttatagcagATCTGTCTGTGATAGTTTTACCTTACTGGATTCGAAGCTCTTCGCTGCAATCCGCACACTTGCACTGTGGATCAGTTTGGATATTAGTCAACACAGATTGCTGTCATTTATACAGTACTGTTGTAAATTGGAAGCAAAACTAAGATTATGCTAGTTTGGAAAACATCAAACAAACTCTAAAGTATAGAAAGAGTCTATGGAAATAAGTTTCTTGGTGGGATTTTTAGATCGAGTTAATGCGTGTACTGTACTTTTCCACTGATTAATACTCCTAAAATTTATTGTAGAAACTTTCATTTTCTCtgaagctgctttgcaatgatttgtaccTTTTTACATATAAACATGAATCGAATTCAGAAAACAATCATATTTTCTTTAGGTCATTCATTGTGCATAAAATGCAAAACTAAAAGCTTTCTTGAAGATGTACTGTAAATGTTTTCATCAGCAGAACATTGTTGGAGGTGAATTGTGAACTACTGTTGaatcaaattaaattgcatgtcacttgcaattaaattaaaatgtattacagtttaaatgtacaataaatgcAGTCAACTGAACCCGTGTTTTTTATAAACTCatttaagtaggacttaagtacgTGTTTAGAAGTAATTTCAGTTTTTgaaataagcctaaaatgtaatgccaaataTACCTGGCAAGcgtttatggtaaactaaaatattattttatgtccttttctattaaaatgaacGTCATGTATCTAAACATATAAAATTGCACATTGGTAATGACGAAGTTGCGGCGtcaaagatttaaaatatattaacttggCTATTAACTcgatttaaaatataatcttgAATAACATGCTGCAGTTTAAATTCTAATCGAGTCCTTTACTTTATgcgctttagtatgttagtcaacacatcaaaatatatGCACttctttaaagattattataacaatgattttgtatttttcggactataagtcgcacccgcgtataagtcgcatcagtccaaaaatacgtcatgatgaggaaaaaaacatatataagtcgcactggactataagtcgcatttatttagaaccaagagaaaacattaccgtctccagccgcgagagggcgctctatgttttcagtgtagactacaggagaactgagcagcatagagcgccctctcgtggctgtaggcggtaatgttttatattggtttatttctctcggttcatttctctcggttcatgtcaaattaatgttgataaataagttgcaccttaCTATAATTTGCAGgtccagccaaactatgaaaacaagtgcaacttatagtccggaaaatacggtaaatcttttaatttgccattatgacgaagtgcactttttaaaagtgtacttaagtgtgttaagaatcAGTCATTAAAGTAAACTTAAATAAACTTAAGTGGCCTCataattcattaatattatattatctgcaagtacagtaaaaaaaaaaaaaaaaaaaaaaaaatatatatatatatatatatatatatatatatatatatatatatatatatatatatctttgtgtTTATCAGTACCTTCTCTGTAACGGCATGTCTTCTTCCTCCTTCTTCTTCATCATCTGAAACGGATAATGACACTCAGGCACAAAGCAGtacagtctgtctgtgtgtatgtgtgtgtgtgtgtgtgtgtgtgttgagttagtcaaatatttaacaaatgagTCCTGACAGCACATGGCATAAATAATGAAAGCTGATTATGATGCATCACTATCATATAAGGTTATTGACAAAAGCAAATGTGACAGTATATTCAGTCCACATGAAATACAAATGTTACCACTGTGTTATGTAACATCTCGACTCTCATCCTTAATTATCTGGTGTATTTATGTATTCAAACGAGAGCTTTACCCTGAAGGACATCGTTCTGGAGCTCTGCCGTGTGAACGCAGGTTTCACAGTTGGTTCGAAATTACTCGGTGACCCATTTCCATGTGTCTGTTCACACATGCAAATAAAAGAAGGCAGTGAGAGGAGAAACTGTGAGAGAATGCATAATGAATCAACATGCAAAATCATTCAATAAATGAAGTCTTTTAGATCTCTAGAATTGACCAATATTATtctggaataaaaaaattaacagacaTCTGTGTACAGAATGTGATTAAAGAGCCGTTAGAGGAATGACAAGCAGATTTTATCTGCAGTCAAGATTTCATCTTTaattcagtttgtttttttactattactttttaattatttgagagatttactagcaatttctgggTGCAAATTTGTTTTAAACACTCTTTGTTAAAaagtttgtttgttaaaaaaaaaaaaaacaaagtattttcaaaagaaaatgctatttcagtctttctacttcagaatttaatattttattaaatgtgttatttgtcatttatttgaaacattcacTCAGAGATTGCTGATaacttcacaaataattacaaagtcaATCctacttaaacaaaaaaaaaatctcagtagaaaaaagaaaagaaaataaagataaaaaagacttcaaagttgtaaataaaacgaAGATGATTGCTTCCTGTTTTATAAGAaagtactatttcagtctttcttcttCAAGATCTCATGTTCAATTCAATGTTATTTGAATGGAAACTTTTACTTAAATTGCTGGCATAAGACAAATATTAGAgtttttaataagaaaatactatttcacatttaatccagtgccatttctttgtaagtaACTATGAAATTTGAGTGGAAACTGTGTTAAACTAAATCCTACGCTTTTTTTCAATGTATATGGTCCCCTTTATTATATATCATATCTGTGAAAATTTCCCGCTTTTTTTGACGAGTATAACAGTAATTGTCATAACATAAATGTTCCTCTAGAGGGAGCCCGAACATCATTCTTCTTTAGTACAAAGGCAATATTATACTATTCTTGAAAGTGTTACATAAATGCCACTGGTACATATATATGtcaacgtactgtaccatggtatcaCCATAGTACTGTTTGTAGGGAAACTATGGTCATACTCTCCTGTTCCGCCTGTATATACTATGTACTTGTTTTAGTAATTGCAAAATCTGGGTAACAACTACCTACCCCTAAACTCTAACCCATAAAGTTAGCTTATATTATCCAATACTTTCTTAGGTAAGAACACATACTGTAACATAAAGTGCAACTGAATCTACGCTAAACAAGACAGCAGTGCTGTTTGTGTGCATCTGCGGCTGTCTCACCTCTGTGTCTCCGTTAGGTGTGGGGCTCATCGAGCCAGAGTGGGCGGGGCTGTGAGGTGACTCCGCCCTCGGAGACTGAGGGGGCGGAGACTTGGGGCTCAGAGGAGAAACCAGTCTGCTGGTGGCTGAGGGTGATGTGGGACTCTTATCAAAGGAGACGGAGAGAGAGCTGATAAAAGAGAACGACAGTATGATATCATTTTAGCAGGGCAAAGATTGTGCTTTCTTTATCATATAGTCAGCAACTGCAAACAGATCTGATTATCcagtaataatgaaaaaatttCTCCAGCTATGGAAATAATACACTACTGTGAGCCCAAAGGCTAATTCAAATGTTTAGAATAGTTAGAAATCTAGTACCTCACAAACTTTCGGGATGCCTTTGAATCTTGGTTCGTGCCTCCATTTTTTTGCTataaacagacaaaaaataaaaaataaattgtgaaatattaataatatttatattaataattttgtaattctgattccaatttgttttttattaatggaAACAACAAAACGAAGCTTTTAAGAGAACACcgtttatctgaaatagaaatcctaATCAGCATTATATGtgttatattactatattatgtCTTTACTGATGCATGTGTTGtgtccttgctcaataaaagcaTTAGTTAATAAAATCAAACCTTTGCACTGTACTGTAGGCCTACACCACTAAGATATTGGTCATGCCACCAACCTCAAACTGAAACCATGTTTCCAAACTATTTCTGAGAAAATCTTTAAGAATTCCGTAGTTTGAATTTCAGTCAATAACACATTTGATTAAAGATCAATAACACATTTACAATTATTGGCTGACATACTGTAAGTGGCTGATGCTTGGAACAAACATAAGCATATACATAATTCAAACTACAGATTCATTATTACAGTGAAAACATTTGAATAGATTTATTTGGGTCCTTTAATAGTTCTTCAGCACTTGAGAATTGATCTTTGCTCATAAAGCGCTCCCATTAGTGACGCCAGGCTTCAGAAGTGGGTCAGATGACTTCATGTTCTCTCCTGCGGAGGCCCTGAAGGTGTGTGTAAGCGAGACTGGGCCTCCCGCGGCTCTTTCTGTTAAATCTGTAGATGATTAATTACACACTCAAACAACGGAGAAAACTTAGAGCAAGCAGATGACCTCCGACCCCTAGCCACATGATGAAACCTGTCAGATTTACACTGCGCAGAACTGACAACTTACAAAGCAACGGAGGGGAGATTTTGTGATTAAACCACTGCAAAACATGTTCATCCAACAAGTTCATTTTGACTTAGAGAACACGTCTGTGAATGACAAACACAATGAGATGCTGAGAGCGTGAACTCGATGCAACAAGACCCATTCACTCTCACTGTCTTACTATATATAACACCTAATGGGTAATGCTACAGTGTCATTTGCAGCATCGATGTTCCCCTGCTGTGAGAACTGATGCATAACCATATCAAACGAAAACAAGTTCTCTGTTCATGTTACAACTTTTGCAAAGAATATTCCAcgccaaaataataacaaatgtttaaaGTGGTTTATAAAGAAGTAAATTGTTCTTAATTGCAAAGTATTTGTTCCGTGCCAAGCCCAATAGTACAGCCAGTAAATGAAGGGTTTAAAATGCAGTATGACACTGCACGTTGATTCCAGTAGAAGTTAAGTTAACATTACTGATAACATGTTAAGTAAGTCTACAGTGATACACTAATACTGTAAGCATAAAAGTTACAGCCAGTGCAGATAGCGAGTGAAATAGTTTACCTTAAATTTCTCTTGAATTTCTATTCGAATAACAAAGAGACTTTTCCTCTCCCTTAAAATAAGATTTGATCAAGTGGTGTTTACAAGACGAGACAAGACTTTTCTAGACCTGGAAAGTCATGGCAATTAATAAAATCCTGAAACTCAGTGGGAAATTacagagccccacacatgacatgcaaaaaaagaaaaaaatagtgtgcacgatttactaattcgttccctcaatgtactaaaacatgcaaacgattactattgcgttccctcgatttactactGCATTCACTCGATTTACtgaattgtgcacacaatttagcctaatattttttcccaaatgtcatgtgcggggctccgtaggaaattttataatcaaaatgcatttttctgTTTATGCCAAGATCTCAAATATCTTATTAGGTACTATAAAAGTTAAGTAAAAATCATAATCAATTGGAAATCATGATCAACTGGAATTCGCATGTCAATTTATTGGTTCCATGAGAACCTTAGAGAACGCagctttaaattaatttacagaaaCTAGGATTGTCTGGCTTTCCAATATCCTGGAGTCACCCTAGCAGTACATAGTTTGGACGTCGCCGTTATCTATTATTTCATATACTGAAGTCtcttatatgaatatgaataatgaACTGATGAGCAGATGCCTTTTGATTAGGACGAGTCTGAATATGTGTAGTGATGGGGTGCATCCTCTAAAAGCATCACATCACACGGAAGAACCTCTGTAGATTGAGAACCCATGTCTTCCTACCTTCTCCTGTGTCTCTGAGTCTGTGGGGTCGGAGGGAGGATCTGGAGACATGAAGGTCTCCACGCAGCGCTGCACGCTCTCGAAGAGGTCCTCGTCCTGCTGTTCCCCCAGCAGCTCCACACGGGGCTCCTTATCCGGGCCGCTCTCTCTGcatccatcatcttcctcctTACTCTTCCTCAGGGTTTCAACATGCCTCATCCTGCGCCGTTCGTCACGGACTCGAAGCATCTCCACAAAGTCCAGCTGCAGCTGGGCCAGACCGCCACCGGAGTCCCCACCGGAGTCGCCAGCATCAGCAGGACCGCTAACACTGGAAACAGTATATTAGTGAGACGTCGTTTAGAGGTTTGACACCACGATGGCTTTTGCCTTTCATGCATTCATACGGGGTTACaatcttgtgaaaaataagtacaCTTCAGGATACTTTTAGAACGACGACTTACAGGaataatacactttaaaagaATACAAGTGTAAACTGAATGTATTGTTTTCGGACACTTGCGTGTAAATTGAGATTCAGTGAAAATGTATGATAgcttaaatgtatgttaaatgcatgttaaatgtttttgaaccacTTTAGTACATCCTTAAATGTAACCTCATAATCACTTcggttgtctttgaaatatggtttaaGTGTACTGATGCATTTACCAACAAGCACTgatgagaaaatactttcatgtcatttctattgaatcatttaaatatatttgtaattatgcatttgtttacaagtGCACGTTCCGTACAAATTCTTTTCACAAGGGTTTTTACACAGAGATGACAGCACTAGTAAACTGGCATGATCTTTCTTCCCGTTCTCCTCCACTGGGGGTCTGAATTCCATCGTCTTTGTACTTTTAAAGTACTTTGTACTTTGATAGATTCATCACCCATTTCTGCCAGCCGGCCATCAGACCAAACTATACTTGTAAACTTAACTTGTTAATCAGACAAGCTTCTTATTTTGGTGCAAAGTGCTTTTCTTGATGAACATGGGCAGTGTCCACATATTGTATTATGAGACCAAATTACAGCATTACATGTAGATCCTATTCATATTTGCTTTTATGATACCATAAACCTTTATCTAAAGCACTCTAAAGCGCTCATCGTTATGTTCTGAGAGGTCAATTGCTTCATGCAAATATTTAACACTATATTTGCataaatttgatatatatatatatatatatatatatatatatatatatatatatatatcactgagTCTCAAGACCATTACAGGTCTTAAGCAATTTGAAGTGGAAAGAGTGAGCATAAATCCAACTTTAATGTTGTATAAAGTTGGGTTTTCTCTGTAATTCTGTGCTTTTTTGATCTCGCACCTACTGGTTTGTGGTTTGGTCTCTTCAGTGGGACTTTCATCCGTGTCTGCTGTAGACTCCcttatcttcctcctcctctctctctccacctcttcctcatcctccacAGTCCACTGTCGAGCCAGCCTGAAGATCAAACACAAAGAAACCTACGCTTTTCAGCACTTTTCTGTGAACACTGATGGTAAACGAGAGGTAGAAAGGTAGATCGATTTATACTACTGCATCcccaaaatattattttgccCATGTCGCCTGGAAGCTTTAAAAACATTGGAACTTTTGGCTCCAACCACTTTCATTATAAAAGCATTTAATTCAAACTGTTTTCATTGAACACACGGAGGCAAAAGGAAAGAAATGGCAGGGACGCTCTGAGCTGCTGACGACTGAAATCCATCCCGTCAGTCTTTCTGAAAGTATGAGAAGATGCATAACGATCAAAGGTCTCGATGATATACCCCAGAGGTGGAATATTGTATTTCAGTTTGAAAACAGTGTTTCATTGTGcaataaactggttcttcaagcACTGTTTTGGTTAAAGGAAACTAATTTCCTTCAATCTGAAAGAGTGACATTACTTTCCATATGAGTGCATTGCACTGTCAAAATAATCACAAGTGCATGTCCAGACATTCAGCTTTAATTTCAATCAAATAACTGGCATCCAAAATACAATGGATGACGAttataaattttcttttttttaaaatatatatatatgcatccaAAATACAATGGATGACGAttataaattttcttttttttttaaatatatatatatgcatccaAAAATGCATCCAAAATGCAATGGATGACGAttataaattttcttttttttttaaatatatatatatatatatatatatatatatatatatatatatatatatatatatatatatatatatatatatatatatatgcatccaAAATGCAATGGATGACGAttataaattttcttttttttttaaatatatatatatatatatatatatatatatatatatatatatatatatatatatatatatatatatatatatatatgcatccaAAATGCAATGGATGACGATtataaattttctttaaaaaaaaaaaaaaaaaaaaaaatgtatatatatatatatatatatatatatatatatatatatatatatatatatatatgtatatatatatatatatatgtatatatgtatatatatatgtatatatatgtatatgtgtatatatatatatatatatatatatatatatatatatatatatatatatatatatatatatataattttttttttttttttcacacaacttTGAACGAAGATATAAAAACGTAGACACCTCGGTTATAGTTCGGATACTTCTCAGTTCAAAAATCCATAGCACAAGGAttgataacaaaataataaacactgaCACCTGCGCTTCTGTAACCTGTCAGAGACTGCAAAACCGTTCAGATCAGACAAAATAAACGCTACGTATATATTTCAATCTACTTACGTTGACAAAGCAGACCAGTTTTTCCGGCTAATAGACATTATTGTGTGTCGTCGTGTTGCAGTCGGCTGGAGAGTGTGAAGTGTCGCGCTCTTCGCGGTGTGTCACCTTTACCTTTACCCCGCACCTTCAGCAGAGGCGCGTCACGTGACCAGCATCATCATCTTCAGGCTTGAGACTGTATCTATGCTGTCCACGACTCGGACATCGTGTTAAAACCTTTGAGCAGCTGCGTGTGTGGACGAAGAAGAGAGACAATCACAACGAAGGAACGGTATCTTTATAAATAACATTCTAAAGATAACATAATAATTAAAAGCGAAAATTTGACcgtattgaaaataaatgtaaaaaagtaggTTACTGGCATTCatgaaaaagttaaataataaaataataagaaaaaaaaataataagaagaaaaaggtGGGAGAAGTGAATTGGGGGTGTAGAATAAGTAAACAAACTATAGCTATATAGTTACTTAAGAAAGAAACctcaaaatatttagttttatgaaattttttaaactagaagcaataaaataaatggccaaaaatataaaaaataaaatatactgaaatataattttatattacatattatttttcgtattttttttattttatttttaggataTTTTAACTAATTGGCTAAAATCGTAAAACTTATATTGTTTTAGTTAAATACAATGTCAAAAATCTAGacgcaataaaataaatgtccaaaaatatattgaaattttacagtacagtatataaacGTATCTATTTAACCATAACGgttttagttaaataaaatataagaaagttaTAAGCCAAATgtttcatgaaaataataactaaaataaaaattacataatattatttgcCTTAAGTACAGTATTTTAgaatacttaatatatatatatatatatatatatatatatatatatatatatatatatatatatatatatatatatatatatattttttttttttttttttttaaaaaaatacaaaaacataatattttgtttcttttattttctcaTGAGTGACTCAATGAAAACAGAGATCATTCCTACTATAAATCAATCTCATCCTATACAGACACTGATATCTTTGTTGCTTGTAATAGGaacttttttttcatgcattcttGAATTTAGTTTTGTTGCATTGTTTCATAGTATTGCTTATGGTGAAATGTACTTGGTTTCAAAACAATGTTACATTTAGAAACATTATCTTACGTGAATACAACATTTTACAGTGGCATTTGCTCTAAAGTTCAGAATTAATTGAAGCTCAAAGGCTAGAGGTGTTTGTTTTATTCCCTGTGCCACACCTGTAAGAGACAGCTAGACCTGCTGTACTTTGCCCAGAGCAATATGAAAGCCATAGTAGACAATCCAGTATACTACAGGGTTTGGTCTTGGAGGAAATAATAGGCAGCTGCTGTGGCATGCTTCCGCTATATTGTTTAGTTTACAATTGTCTCTTTAATCACTCGTGcaagtagagaaaaaaaaaaaaaacattccaagtaAGGAGTGTCACAATAAACTTTGACTGTTAAACGTTAAATAAGTACAGTATGGATAAGTGGCCTGAACACCCGCCCAATGCCAACACAGGGAAGACAGAGATATCCACTATGCAAATAAGGGTTGGAGTCCACTGTCTTCAAATGACAGCCTTTATACAGTAGTTAACGCTTCACTTCCTGAACGAGCTCCCTATCTCCTGCATGATCCTGCTCAatagcattttaaacatttgcatCAAATTAGACTAAACAAAGAAACACAGCACATCTGTTTAAATTCTTCAGCTACTTAACTGTTAAACAGCATGCAAAAGGACATTCTCACACAATCCTGGCTGTGTTACTATACGCTTTTTTCCCCAAGTATAATTACATATAGTTTGGACAAGCTTTTTGTGCTTTTTATTGTATATGTTTAATTTCAGCACTGCAAGAGCTTTCCTAAACAATAATTCACAGCCAGACTATCAGAAAAAACATGCCTAATTGAGCATGGGATCCTTTTGGAAAGATTAAACATATATAATGAGCCTTGCGCCTCAATACATATTTCTCTTAGTTTATCCTAATGATGCATTGGTACATCTTCCTTTGACTCTTCCTAATAACTGAATATTGACATAGTAAAAGATCAACTAAGCTAGTAAGTATTTACTTATTGGCCACATGAAAGTTGCACAATCATTTGTAACAATGTTAAAGCAGTACTGCCCTACAAGgcaaaaaggcagtaactacGCAGAGTGCAGAACTGAGAAAAATGACTTGAAAGTTATCCTGTCATCCAGCCTAAGCAGTTACTGTACAAACAGCTAAAATTTTTCTCCAAAACGACGCACATGTCAGATAAGATGTTTTGTCACATAACAAAGGATGCCTTGAATGTCATTGAAAATGACCATAactcatttttaaacaaaaatgcagttactgcctttttgctttgtagggcagAGCTGCAATGAATTACAGCGACATCTGAAATAACAGTATATCTGGTATTTAATAGTATATTGAGTGTGTAGCTCAAATCCTAATCATTTTTAGTCGCCAAACAATACGTGTCATAATCTTGTGTGTTAACTGTACTAGACAAGGTTTCACTGGGTGGGGCCTTTTGCCGCATCAAACATCTTCTTTCTTCCCTCCATACCAGACATGGCCTCCACGTTCTTCCTCCAGTCGCTGTCCTCAACTGGCCTCTTCTGCAGAACCAAACAGAAGGGTTACTACTAACTAGCTGTGATTAAACATGATTATACGATCACTAGAAGTTAATTTGGTTTAGCCTTTTGGGTGAAGTAGTGATAGATCTTTTATAACGTGTTGTGATGGAAATACAAAAGTAATGGATTAACGAAAGATAAAGGGATCGTCACTTGGTTGATTGGATGTGGAGATGTGGGCGTGGCACTGAAATGAATGCAGATGAATGCAcgttttgcttttgatttcataCCGACTTTATCTGGATCCAGATCACTGAATCAATGAGTTGTTTGGTGGCTCGTGAACAGCTCCAAGAATTGGTTTAGCCCATTCAGGGATAAATCATTCAGTGCGATTTGCCAACTGATTCAACATGTTCATTGAAAGAATCAGCTCGTGCAAAGACGTCCATATAATTTACTGGTTTCACTGCACTATTGAAGTTTCATCTCTCTGATCAAATAACTACAAGTTATTTCCAGTCAACTACACATCCACACAAAAGCTT
This Carassius gibelio isolate Cgi1373 ecotype wild population from Czech Republic chromosome A23, carGib1.2-hapl.c, whole genome shotgun sequence DNA region includes the following protein-coding sequences:
- the LOC127944208 gene encoding ladinin-1-like; the encoded protein is MSISRKNWSALSTLARQWTVEDEEEVERERRRKIRESTADTDESPTEETKPQTSSVSGPADAGDSGGDSGGGLAQLQLDFVEMLRVRDERRRMRHVETLRKSKEEDDGCRESGPDKEPRVELLGEQQDEDLFESVQRCVETFMSPDPPSDPTDSETQEKQKNGGTNQDSKASRKFVSSLSVSFDKSPTSPSATSRLVSPLSPKSPPPQSPRAESPHSPAHSGSMSPTPNGDTETHGNGSPSNFEPTVKPAFTRQSSRTMSFRMMKKKEEEDMPLQRSASVRIAAKSFESSKSSSQEEEQQSPFQRNSRQRLSSHAIQEKMERLAQASQKWEISKSPAVHKTVCLADEVQRKRELFEKEQEGSDRSHVFSRQEFRSFSSGISDRINRWVQKKPFPESSSSSSPSSASSHSPLDLRHVNISIKKSLFERGQDQEDHK